A single window of Leishmania panamensis strain MHOM/PA/94/PSC-1 chromosome 35 sequence DNA harbors:
- a CDS encoding hypothetical protein (TriTrypDB/GeneDB-style sysID: LpmP.35.5910) — translation MKRFFNSLYEGTGIITDAGQRSIASRVSALAVEGVLAFTVLGTLGVDTAPLIAAAGVTGATIGFACKDFGANFVASIALSGQRALRTGNKVSIGVGPTMVSGTVVDWDTRYIYLQNEKKAVLCVPNNVILNSVVTWEPPNSSAPLTAESAAPAKDNREWSAAAGAAGPPKK, via the coding sequence ATGAAGCGCTTTTTCAATTCGCTTTACGAAGGTACAGGCATCATCACGGACGCGGGGCAACGCAGCATCGCAAGCCGCGTGTCCGCTTTGGCAGTAGAGGGGGTGCTGGCTTTCACAGTGCTAGGCACTCTCGGCGTCGATACAGCACccctcatcgccgctgcaggagtcACCGGCGCGACGATTGGGTTTGCGTGCAAGGACTTTGGAGCGAACTTTGTCGCCAGCATCGCCCTTTCTGGCCAGCGAGCGCTCCGCACGGGCAACAAGGTGTCCATCGGCGTTGGTCCCACCATGGTCTCTGGCACTGTGGTAGACTGGGACACACGCTACATCTACCTCCAAAATGAGAAGAAGGCTGTTCTGTGCGTGCCGAATAACGTGATACTGAACTCCGTCGTCACGTGGGAACCCCCGAACTCGAGCGCTCCACTCACAGCGGAGAGTGCCGCCCCGGCGAAGGACAACAGGGAGTGGAGTGCGGCCGCCGGTGCAGCTGGGCCGCCAAAGAAGTAG
- a CDS encoding hypothetical protein (TriTrypDB/GeneDB-style sysID: LpmP.35.5900) yields MAGKTPLELISVGTVTPRERGISSHTVPSVVEVLPGLYLIATIMRAKNRCLLELLRPGTTSPDGISDPFTVTRKDELQRRLSESSTSSIRHASTVNVPTTLQAGFRVPRIIQLVAEDEGVIETVALLREPLDSAFATSLEAREGSAERMNTVDGAPPTPIHHVYVHFFIGTSNGTVLVGNALRGTILAIAQFQYHHLFDDERRGDRLTTTSTAHTGASSGKPAAVWPRSEKSAAVNQSVVKFVVGQRSDALRWNSSLRFSQLSTGSASDRGSGSSAEARERSGSPTVHSGVTSVYVVHSGGKVVELSRVALDVFVRVSLDRLDGRRPHLIVEWSPETSTSTFPVAGPASEFAAHVSHVSVLAPPPGSYSSVESCTATTKYATAESTTFSICDADIVRVPSSGGASPLLSPLEAPHGFSDVLLVGGTNPLLSSFRLQPPPSGFSASNTVKAVKSMVTGMARSLWFRALGTSGTVERMPHLKKIAAPRTHTLLQADAKCTALQVDPTHRWAALAIENGGRIYVADVQSGIVAAVLKGCRAAQFTWWWTELAGARAALLLVVYLPLRRAVEVYTTRTWQRLAARHVPKGSVLLRCSGVPSEVASRASASHGEDRPAPACGGSGTAALLMDPEGNVFRVGINWVLDNSRASRARLRSSHPASPPWGAAAVWPDSEACALSTSVLRDCQTPDDFLELALRLPLPQPHMQQLTTAEGGFIVAGSNEVRAYLKQLAGLCETVHRRFAPGYAEITATPMPSPMQDILDGAPTAVPRGVTAAQCLHYVQRYASLVENYQRFLTCKNVAATLYFDPHQWTSALITPDLWKATFSIAAHPGVAAFVKTMDAYVAVTLAAHPTELSIYKKHVSTYLHQVMRGPPHAAAAAGPGSPPPRAHAPKAARVAPHLARPSNVMSLPAFLRCFYVGSTRPTFLRSAVESAEDADGSVTILGPLSDLVFGVWGVDSFLAQLPALRDVGCADDDIAHITVTWVARQAGRDLAALLCSTTVGCLAATLLSFSDEDFAAALARAPIPFISVDGGLATRAAVDCVTGLVWCCAARFVLRRPGSTVAQSELLVRRVRQLLQLWQSLSKASLLPSTSVPREVDPARSDSATSDDMAALLLRLSAVEPSYSRNAECGGSICDISGRREHAATTANHTEGDVIEVYLQRNGITATLLDGLTVPRADADADAARLFPLFSAFFSLLGEAGCVSDPDAVVVQSLPWIDSRQWAVERFHNEALRPIEQLWQQLSSTSTKCGTGASLRRSASGVYKSCLILVAMTVLQHILRPLTDVAFFFWDTDAVPDGNFFPVDGTPSGLLLSGSRTSRDYLNSVQRLSSLLERMLLHLVAPLENADRALLIQEISLALARDNALLFPLVPNFLRVQLTMWMQVLAQTPRFPLRRTQRVRQLIELILFFSEVPSLTVGDVPLTQLQSHLTIPWKVLLGGPSKRVQLQLLPAAVLKKAASPTSAPMARLTSLVATPSLSTRSTGPAISPYVAEEEDTHSTPLNVRAAATLLRRFLAASGVLYANRYGPASITAWESTSCLGFVAEDTRQVLARLGECLGLQESFPEIGNVVLMDYEIKHLFPVSAVEQAMFLLSSRSAAPLVAASNLQSFLVLILQHMTARCKGYEQRGERAAYDAALKQLRSMAQVVSEDLRAWLQEREDEMTATPESKTAKSTAGGHHSTSPARSIPYALSAESALCGSGWVTPAEHREMGRLVSSVLSMGKGNEVHKNLFHLLFTLSQWACEGYLQLPPTAQRVARELPLIVKKWEKLI; encoded by the coding sequence ATGGCTGGCAAGACCCCTCTTGAGCTAATCAGTGTGGGCACAGTTACCCCGCGCGAAAGGGGGATTTCTTCGCATACGGTGCCGTCTGTAGTGGAGGTGCTTCCGGGGCTGTATCTCATTGCGACCATTATGCGAGCAAAGAACAGGTGTCTTTTGGAGCTGTTGCGGCCGGGAACGACCTCGCCTGACGGAATCTCGGACCCCTTCACTGTAACGCGCAAAGACGAGTTACAGCGACGCTTGTCAGAGTCCTCGACGAGCTCAATAAGACACGCATCCACAGTAAACGTACCAACGACGCTTCAGGCTGGCTTTCGAGTTCCGCGAATCATTCAACTCGTTGCCGAAGACGAGGGCGTGATTGAGACCGTTGCCCTCCTTCGCGAGCCACTCGACTCGGCTTTTGCGACCTCCCTTGAGGCCAGAGAAGGCAGCGCTGAGCGGATGAATACTGTAGACGGCGCACCACCGACGCCGATTCACCACGTATACGTGCACTTCTTCATTGGCACTTCCAATGGGACTGTCCTCGTGGGAAACGCGTTGCGCGGCACCATCTTGGCCATCGCCCAGTTTCAATACCACCATCTCTTCGATGATGAGCGACGAGGCGATCGCCTCACCACGACCTCTACGGCCCACACTGGTGCGAGTAGCGGTAAACCGGCGGCCGTCTGGCCGAGGAGCGAAAAGAGTGCCGCTGTGAATCAGTCGGTAGTCAAGTTTGTTGTGGGCCAGCGATCCGACGCCCTGCGGTGGAATTCATCCCTTCGCTTCTCACAGCTGTCAACCGGTTCGGCCTCGGACCGAGGTAGTGGCTCTTCTGCCGAAGCCAGAGAGAGATCTGGATCTCCAACAGTCCACTCGGGCGTCACCAGTGTCTATGTCGTGCACAGTGGCGGCAAGGTAGTCGAGCTTTCCCGCGTAGCGCTGGATGTGTTTGTGCGCGTCTCCCTCGACCGTCTTGACGGCCGTCGCCCGCATCTCATAGTGGAGTGGTCGCCGGAAACGTCCACCAGCACTTTTCCAGTCGCCGGGCCTGCCAGCGAGTTTGCGGCCCACGTCAGCCACGTATCGGTgttggcgccgccaccgggcTCCTACTCGAGTGTCGAGAGCTGCACCGCGACTACCAAGTATGCAACGGCCGAGTCGACAACCTTCTCCATCTGCGATGCCGACATTGTGAGAGTGccctccagcggcggcgcgtcgcCGTTGCTGTCTCCGCTGGAAGCACCGCACGGCTTCTCTGATGTGCTTCTTGTCGGTGGCACCAATCCGCTCCTCTCGTCGTTTCGCCTGCAGCCTCCGCCCTCGGGGTTCTCGGCATCCAACACGGTCAAGGCTGTAAAGAGCATGGTAACTGGCATGGCCCGCTCGCTGTGGTTCAGAGCCCTCGGCACATCGGGGACAGTGGAGCGCATGCCACACCTTAAAAAAATTGCCGcaccgcgcacgcacacgcttcTGCAAGCCGACGCAAAATGCACGGCGCTTCAAGTGGACCCAACACATCGGTGGGCCGCACTCGCGATCGAGAACGGTGGCCGCATCTACGTGGCGGACGTGCAAAGCGGCATAgtggctgcggtgctgaaggGCTGTCGCGCTGCGCAGTTTACCTGGTGGTGGACAGAGCTCGCCGGCGCCAGGGCCGCCCTGTTGCTTGTCGTGTacctgccgctccgccgcgcaGTCGAGGTGTACACGACACGGACGTGgcagcgcctcgccgcgCGACATGTACCGAAGGGAAGTGTGCTATTGCGATGTTCTGGGGTGCCAAGTGAAGTAGCAAGTAGGGCCTCAGCTTCACACGGAGAAGACCGACCCGCTCCCGcgtgtggcggcagcggcaccgccgcgctaCTAATGGACCCTGAGGGAAACGTGTTCCGTGTTGGTATTAATTGGGTGCTCGACAACTCACGGGCAAGCCGCGCTCGCCTGCGCTCCTCGCACCCCGCATCACCGCCATGGGGAGCAGCCGCGGTGTGGCCCGACAGCGAGGCGTGTGCACTGAGCAcgtcggtgctgcgcgattGTCAGACACCGGACGATTTTCTCGAGCTTGCTCTGCGCCTGCCCTtgccacagccacacatgCAACAACTGACCACCGCAGAGGGAGGGTTCATTGTTGCTGGCAGCAATGAGGTGCGCGCCTACCTGAAGCAGCTGGCAGGACTCTGCGAGACAGTTCATCGGCGATTTGCGCCAGGGTATGCGGAGATTACCGCGACGCCGATGCCGAGCCCCATGCAGGACATTCTCGACGGCGCGCCtacggcggtgccgcgcgGCGTAACCGCGGCACAGTGTCTTCACTACGTCCAACGGTATGCAAGCTTGGTGGAGAACTACCAGCGGTTCCTGACCTGTAAAAACGTCGCTGCGACCCTCTACTTCGACCCACACCAGTGGACCTCAGCCCTTATAACACCGGACCTGTGGAAGGCGACGTTCTCTATCGCAGCACATCCCGGCGTAGCTGCCTTTGTGAAGACGATGGATGCGTATGTTGCCGTCACTCTTGCCGCACACCCCACCGAGCTGAGCATCTACAAGAAGCACGTGTCTACGTATCTGCATCAGGTGATGCGCGGCCCCCCtcatgcggctgctgctgcggggccAGGCAGCCCACCCCCTAGGGCACACGCGCCAAAGGCCGCTAGAGTGGCACCGCATTTGGCTCGCCCCTCCAACGTCATGTCCCTTCCTGCGTTTCTCCGTTGCTTCTACGTGGGGTCGACGCGCCCCACCTTTCTGCGCAGTGCCGTCGAAAGCGCCGAAGATGCAGACGGCAGCGTTACCATTCTCGGCCCCCTATCGGACCTAGTCTTTGGGGTTTGGGGCGTGGACAGCTTTCTCGCACAGCTACCCGCCTTACGGGATGTTGGCTGCGCAGATGACGATATCGCCCACATCACGGTCACGTGGGTGGCGCGGCAAGCAGGACGTGACCTTGCGGCGTtgctctgcagcaccacagTAGGATGCCTCGCCGCCACGCTGCTCAGCTTCTCTGACGAGGACTTCGCCGCGGCACTGGCGCGGGCCCCAATCCCGTTTATCTCCGTCGACGGCGGTTTGGCGACTCGCGCAGCGGTAGACTGCGTGACAGGCCTagtgtggtgctgcgccgcgcggtTTGTCCTGCGACGGCCGGGCTCCACCGTTGCCCAAAGCGAGCTGCTTGTACGCCGCGTTCGGCAGCTGCTTCAACTGTGGCAGAGTCTCTCCAAAGCGTCGCTCCTGCCGAGCACCTCTGTACCACGAGAAGTAGATCCGGCGCGAAGtgacagcgccacctccgaCGACATGGCGGCCTTGCTTCTCCGCCTGAGCGCTGTCGAGCCGTCGTACTCGCGGAACGCAGAGTGTGGCGGTTCTATCTGCGACATTAGTGGAAGGAGAGAACACGCGGCAACTACGGCTAACCACACTGAGGGAGACGTCATTGAGGTGTACCTGCAGCGGAATGGCATCACAGCCACGCTCCTTGACGGGCTCACGGTGCCACGAGCGGACGCGGATGCAGACGCCGCGCGTCTTTTCCCGCTCTTTTCCGCGTTTTTCTCGCTGCTAGGGGAGGCGGGGTGCGTCAGCGACCCAGATGCTGTTGTTGTCCAGTCGTTGCCGTGGATTGACAGCCGTCAGTGGGCTGTGGAGCGGTTTCACAACGAGGCACTTCGGCCAATCGAGCAGCTctggcagcagctgagctCAACGTCCACGAAGTGTGGCACTGGCGCGTCattgaggaggagcgcgtcGGGTGTGTACAAGTCGTGCCTCATTCTCGTAGCCATGACCGTCCTGCAACACATCTTGCGCCCCCTTACTGACgtggcgttttttttctgggACACAGACGCTGTCCCTGATGGAAACTTTTTTCCTGTCGACGGTACCCCGTCTGGTCTCCTGCTGTCCGGCAGCCGCACCTCTCGTGACTACCTGAACAGTGTGCAGCGGCTCTCCAGTCTACTGGAGCGGATGTTGCTGCACCTTGTTGCACCGCTCGAGAACGCCGACCGGGCGCTTCTCATCCAGGAAATCAGTCTTGCCTTGGCAAGGGACAACGCGCTGCTCTTCCCGCTCGTGCCAAACTTtctgcgcgtgcagctgACGATGTGGATGCAAGTGCTTGCCCAGACCCCGCGCTTCCCGCTGCGGCGTACGCAGCGAGTGCGGCAGCTGATCGAGTTgatcctctttttttctgagGTACCCTCCTTGACTGTGGGTGACGTGccgctgacgcagctgcagtcgcacCTCACCATTCCGTGGAAGGTCTTGCTAGGTGGTCCCAGCAAACGGGTGCAGCTTCAGCTTCTCCCCGCCGCGGTCCTCAAGaaagcggcgtcgccgacaTCGGCGCCGATGGCCCGTCTTACCTCCCTGGTGGCGACTCCCTCGCTATCTACGCGGTCCACCGGCCCGGCGATTTCGCCGTACgtggccgaggaggaggacacgcATAGCACCCCGCTGAACGtcagggcggcggcgacgctgcttcGGCGGTTTCTGGCTGCTAGTGGCGTCTTGTACGCGAATCGGTATGGCCCCGCCTCGATCACCGCCTGGGAGTCAACGTCTTGCCTCGGGTTCGTTGCCGAGGATACGCGCCAAGTCTTGGCACGTCTTGGAGAGTGCCTGGGCCTCCAGGAGTCTTTTCCAGAGATCGGTAATGTGGTGCTCATGGACTATGAGATCAAGCATCTGTTTCCTGTTTCGGCTGTGGAGCAGGCGATGTTCTTGCTGTCGTCCAGGTCGGCCGCACCGTTGGTGGCCGCATCAAATTTGCAGTCGTTTTTGGTTCTCATTCTTCAGCACATGACGGCGCGGTGTAAAGGGTATGAACAGCGGGGCGAGCGTGCCGCCTACGACGCCGCTttgaagcagctgcgcagcatgGCGCAAGTTGTTTCGGAGGATTTGCGAGCGTGGCTGCAAGAGCGTGAGGACGAAATGACAGCGACCCCAGAGAGCAAGACGGCGAAGAGCACAGCGGGTGGCCATCATTCCACATCGCCTGCCCGATCCATCCCTTACGCTTTGTCGGCCGAGTCGGCCCTGTGTGGGTCTGGCTGGGTGACACCAGCGGAACACCGAGAGATGGGTCGACTGGTGTCGTCTGTCCTCTCGATGGGGAAGGGAAATGAGGTCCACAAAAACCTTTTTCACCTGCTCTTCACACTCTCGCAGTGGGCATGCGAGGGGTACCTGCAACTCCCGCCTACGGCCCAACGGGTGGCACGCGAACTGCCGCTGATTGTGAAGAAGTGGGAGAAGCTCATTTGA